From Camelina sativa cultivar DH55 chromosome 7, Cs, whole genome shotgun sequence, one genomic window encodes:
- the LOC104704545 gene encoding protein SCAR-like, whose amino-acid sequence MVPSGSRSRGRGGRTASGVRTYNGQNATKGVSAPGTSSHSSNPSATHFGTNSHQSRPSQFPPRTQSGNHSGTQSHQSPRSQFPPRTSGNHSGTHSHRSLPSQSPPRIQPVPALPPPVPAPEAVPPPNPNEEDGDEGGIPHPNPPQQNHNPNVDYNDILDRLLALPGREHLPLLS is encoded by the coding sequence ATGGTTCCCAGCGGTAGTAGATCTCGAGGTCGTGGAGGCAGGACTGCGTCGGGTGTAAGGACATACAATGGTCAAAACGCCACTAAAGGTGTCAGTGCTCCCGGAACTTCTTCTCACTCGTCCAACCCATCGGCGACACATTTTGGGACCAATTCGCATCAAAGTCGTCCTTCGCAGTTTCCGCCGAGGACACAGTCTGGGAATCATTCCGGGACCCAGTCGCATCAAAGCCCTCGTTCGCAGTTTCCGCCAAGGACATCTGGGAACCATTCCGGGACCCATTCGCACCGAAGCCTTCCTTCACAGTCACCGCCGAGGATACAGCCGGTTCCTGCTCTTCCACCACCGGTTCCTGCTCCAGAAGCTGTACCGCCACCAAACCCTAATGAGGAAGATGGCGACGAAGGAGGAATCCCACATCCTAATCCACCTCAACAAAATCATAATCCAAATGTTGACTACAATGATATTTTGGATCGTTTGCTTGCTCTTCCAGGTCGCGAGCATCTACCACTGCTGTCTTAG